The Malus domestica chromosome 10, GDT2T_hap1 nucleotide sequence AGAACTTGAAtcaaacaataataatataattaaataaataagaaagcTTCGAAAATTCTCGTTGTAGCTTAATAATTTGTAATATCCCAACTTCTTTGCATGTATGAAGGTAGAGGAGCAACCAACTCTAGGCTTTCTAGTTCAGAAAGATCACAATCTGAATGCAGCTTCACGTTTTGCAAAGCCAGATGCACATTAGGCAAAACCATTTGCTTACAATGAAGATGCAAGCGGGGTGTCTTTTCGGAGATACTTCCACCGTCCATATTCAGATCAAAAGGGAGGTTTCTTCTTGGGTGAAGCTCCTCATTCCAATGAGATTCAGTATTAGACGAAGATAAAGGTTTCCAGTTCCTATGAGTTTGCCACCCGTATTTGTAGTCTCCAACTATTGGTGTTCTCAAAACCTCCGCACAGTGTACACGCAGCTGTAGTTCAAAGCATACAGTTAGAGGAGTTGTGCACAGTGACAAGCGGCTTGTTTAACTAAGGAATAATGCAAACAGAAATCATGACTAGTGCTTAGTTCTGATCGATACCTGATGCTTTCGGCCAGTAAGAGGGGTTAGCTCTAGCCATGTGAAACCTGCACAGCTAACAGTGGAATATCAGAAGCATATAATTACCGGGAATATTATTCTTTAAAGAATATGTACCAAGAACTTTGTGCCAAACTATCTTCACTAATGATCGTTGAAAACAAAACTGCAGCATGCATCACACGACCAAACCTTCCTAGACAGTCCTTTAAATTGTACTTTGACACAATACTTATGTGCAATGGAAAAAGAGTGTTTGTTACTTACCAGGACATGATGATCCAATCACTTTGTATTTTGTAATGGCATGCTGAGATGACAAAGTTTGTGAATCATTCGCAGCCGTGATTCTCTCCGATTTACCATTGTCCACCACCACCTGATGCAATCAAAGCCCCAAATTATTATAAGTTCAGATAACTTGTAAAGTTTATGCACTGATATTTGTTCATTGTATCCCTGAGTTACTGCAACCAGGAACCACTTAACCACATAACAATTAAATTGGTAACTAAATTATAactgaattttattattttgtaaagGGTAATCTCTAGGTGCACATGGATGGGGTGTGAGGATGAGTGCATTCAAGAATATTCTAACCTTTACCAGAGGTGCTGAGATTAATCCTTTACGTTGCCTGGGAGATCCAATGACAAGCGCCCAATACCTTCTTTGCAGAATTCTTTTTGCATCGTCAGTTACCTTTAAATAAGTACAAGCATCAGGTAAATTGACACGGAACAAAACTAACAGCTTCGCAACATGACATGAGCATGCACGGGTCATTCCATAAACAAGCACCAACAGAGAAAGGAATAACATTCACTCACATCATTTGATGCTCCAACAGTTTTCTCACGGAAGATGGAATGCAGAACAGCCGCAATTGTTTGTGTCCTTCCCATCACCAGGAGACCACTACTATCTCGGTCAAGTCTATGTACCTAAGAAATACAAACTTCTTATCCagaaaaagggaaggaaaaagaCAAACAAACAACACACAGAGATTGTTCAAGGAACGGGGATAACCATGCATAGGATTCAGATTGTTGTGGCAATAGACGAGACCATGCACGTACACATTTGATGCAATGATTGAAATTCTAAAACAAGGATAATTCTAATCCACACATATTTATCAaactgtttattcttttcatttctacAATGTATTGATAAAAATTTAAACTCAGAATATTACatagaatatatcacatttttaTCAAGCATAGATTCATAATACCAGAACGTCTAAAACATTTGGTATCTTCTCCGTTAAGCAATTCATGCATTCACTCAGGCTTATGAAGCAATATAGCTCGCAACTAGTTCCGCCTTGTTTAACAGGAAATGCGTGAACAAGCTGCTAGACTGCTAGTCAATGAGATGGCTCTAAATTGTGGCTTGATTCCATGCAATCAATCTCCCTCTCCTCCTTCCACTCCATACTCACTCTAGATTTTTCCTATTATATGAAAGGCTCCCATTCCAAAGTTTAGAAGTCTGACAATATTTTGCTTACCATACAGCTACATATATGAATTTAACATAAAGATACTAAGATTGCCTACAAACTCACCAGCCGAGGGGGTTCTGACAAGTCATAACTCAAACAAGCGGTAGCCAGTTTATCTAAACTTCGTTTGATTCCAATCCCACCCTGTGCAGACATCATTTTAATATCGGTATGAAATAAACTACCTACAAACCTAAAGTACCAACAGTAACCTTGACTGAAGCATCAACAACTCACCTGAACAGGCATTCCAGGGGGTTTATTGATGACAATGATGGCTGGATCCTAAGATCAGAATAACGAGTAAGTTGGATCATATATTGTAAAAAAACATAGCTGGCTGAAATTTACACAACAGGGACCAACGTTAAGAACCTTATACAACTCCAGGCTCCGGATAAAGTTGATTTCTTCTTCACTACAATGACATTCTTGTTTATAATTGGACGACTCGTGCTTGTCAGCAGGGAACTCTTGCACACTAAAAGGAAGATGTATTCGATCTCCTATGTTCATGGAATCTTTAGCCGCCACCTTCCCATAAATTAAAATCAGATAGAAACCTTTCCCATgttaaattacacaaaacaaaGCTCTATCAATTTAATTTCCCAAACGAAAACATACATAAAAACCCGAAAAAGTATGAATGTAAGAGAAATATCAGTTACCCTTTTAATTGGGCGCTCATTTGCTTCAACAGCTTGACCAGAACATGATTCTCTTCGAACCTGTAACAGCAATCAAGCAACAACTTTTCAATCATCCTTGAAATCCCATTTGCAATTTGCaatcaaacttcaaatttcaaaataattcaATGTGGGTGCGAGTGTGGCGACCTGTCTAAGGCGAAAGAGCTTCTGAACGAGGCTTCTAGGAAGCTCCGGGCAGCACCGAGTAACCCATTTAAGCGCCGTCGTGGTGGTGGTGTAGGCGGCGGCGGCAGAGGCAGTATTTGGGATTGTACCTCTGCCGCCGTTTGAACGATTACGAGAGAGCTCTTTACCCACAGCGGCGCCGTTTACGGCGGCAGTGAACGGAGGTAAAGTGAACCATTTTTTACCgcccttttctttctcttcgtCAATTGTTTCAGAGGTGGCGGCGTAAGATCGGCAGTTGTAGAAGGCTGAGAAGCATATTCTCGCGCTGCCGAACTCGGCGGAGGACGGTGGTggacggaggaggaggaggagtcgGCGGAGGAATATGGGGCCCACCATGCTAGTGATTTTGGGGTTTTAGGAGGAGTCGGGGTTTTTTACCTTCGCTCTTCTTGCTGCGCAAAAGAGTGAAGAGTGGAAGGGTTTTAGAAAGGGATATTTGGAAATGCAACCATTTTGAGAACCAATTAAAGAAATATAACCTATCTTTCTCAATTATTATAAAACTAACCAAAATTGCAGTTAAAAGGAGTTAATTACCCTTAAGTTGCATATTGAATTACTTAAACGTTCAGCCTTTTACTTGTACAGCGGAACCTGCATTCCACCGCTTCCATGGTTTCATTCAGCCATCTTTAATTTTATCAGTCATTTGGTCATCTTTATATCTATCACTCCATATGGTAAAACTTCGTAAAAGATCGTTCTGAAAAAATAAATTGCAGCAAAGAATACATCTCTGTAGAATAGCTTATGTGGTATCGATTCTATCCATATGACCAAAAACTGCAAGTCTATGAGCCAGGCGACTCGAAAAACCAACACATGTTTAGAAAAGATATACTTTTCGTATGTAACTATAGTTGCCAATCTTCTGTTCTAAAAGAGGAAACAATACTTTAGTAACTTGTATGATCGCATCCAATCCTAGATCTTTCTCCAATATCTCCTTAATTGCCGTCTGATTTGCAATCCCACCTACGATCGCACATGTTGAACCAGAGCTTGTCGTTGGATTTGCAGCGCGAAACAAACCGCTCTGATGTGCAGGCCAAGCTGGCGATCTCAGAAGGCGTGAGGAAGGAGATGATGCAGAGCTGGACATCCTCAGGGATATTGGAGAAGTAAATGGCGCTACCCGATTAGTCAATTGCGAGACTTGGGTCTTTGATTGTCATCATTTTCGGATTTGGGAACCTGGGCCTGATTTTCTCGGGAAAGTTGtgaattttctgggaaaataattGGGAATTTTCTGGGGGAAATTGGTGGGATATACGAGTATCAGGACAAGGAAATGAGAATTTGTTGTATTGGATTGAATTTAGGAGATTCTTCGGCTGAGAAGAAACGATTCTCTTTCTTCAACTTGCTGGTGCAAAGACTCGCGTTTTTGGTCGTAAGGATAGGAGGTGAACTCTAGACGTCAGAGGAATAGAAGAAGAGAGAGTTTTAATTTAAGGGTAATTAAGTCTTTTTAACatcaattttgtttaattttataacAATTAAAAAAGATTGGCCATATTTCATTAAGTGTTTCTCAAAAGGGCTATATTTCCAAATTTCCCTTTTAGAAACTGGAAAATCAATacgaagttttaacgaaaaatcatatttttacattaaaaaaattaaatttgtactatttaatttattctttatcgttaaaactcaaaatttttaagcatttttcattagttttccttgttATTAATTGGAGGCCCATAAGACATAAATTTACCAGCGCCGGAGACCcttaatttaagaaaattaatgaaaagagattgaaaactttgagttttaacgataaggacaaaataaaaggtaaattgaatagttccaggtttgactttttaatgtaaaaatgtatttttgttaaagtaaacaatactcgggcttttcgttaaaattccttcCAATTAATAACAAGCCCAAATTGGACTGTTAAAAAGGGCGGGCTAAGACATCGGCAACATGATTAGTTTGGGCCAATTCGGCAAGGCCCAAACCATGCAATGTGGAAAGGTCTTGTTTGCACCAAAATTGTTTCTCAGCTTCATCACTTTCTTAATTAAGAATGTAACGGCTAGTTTGTGCACTCAGTCCAAATATGACAGTTGTAAGGCTGAGCTCAATTCTGGTTTTGTAAGGCTAGGATAAGGCTAGTATAGCTGGAGGTGAGACCTTCGTCTTCTAGCCAAATGTTGATGATGTATTTTTTTAGGCTTTCATctagaagcagtttttttttttcttctaatagtTTTGGGTTAACATTTTAGCttgaaattattaaataataaatttagtcaaaaaaaaaaattcggtaatcttttttaaaataaaatttatgtagattatcataatttatttttataaatattttaacatgaaaatatttagaattcgaTAAAAGTTGAAAATTCACTAAACCGACATGAAACATGTACTTGAGTTGTTGGgttaattttgatttaaataatttttttattgttttagccATTGGAGTTAATTTTGGACCGTCAAAGTTAATTTTGGGCAttatatcttcttttttttttgttggatttgATCATATTCGACCTCAGCCGTAGGATTTAAtgtgtttaaaaattaaataggtTTGAATCTAGACCGTTGGACGGATGAATAATTAAAACTATCAGATCAAGGAATAGATGTTGAGCTCATTTTAGGTGGTCAACATTCTCGTCAAGGGTAGACCTACTTCCTATCAGCCCTCCTGTGTCTCGCGCGTTGGGCGTGTCGCCTTGTTGGGGCCTCCACTTTTCTAGGCACGTTTGTGCACATAAGTGGGCCTTTTTTAACCATAACcggaattttgagttaaatttgtccaaaaggttttaaaccaaaaattaaatttgtacaaaaggttttaacccaaaacttatTTTTGGCCTAATCATTGGAGAACAATTGGGTTAATTTAAAACCtaggttttaagttttaacccaagggTTGGAAATGGTATAAGAGTTGCAACGTTTAGCTAACGGCGTATGATGTTTTATACTGGGAGTTGTGAGCTATTTCTAGGGAGATTTAAAAATCTatgaaaccctagaaatcaaTTTTCAAGTGCTGAAATGTCTAAATCGAGCATTAGCCATCTCAAAGCTCAAATATTAAATGGATAACTATGAGTTTTGGAGAAGAGCAATtacatattaatatttttaatgtttacAAATGAAAGAAAAGTAATTGTTAGATAAACTTACATGGAGCTGCTCAGCTGTTTCATCCCCGGGTCGAACATAAACTTCCTTGAACATGTCAATATTCGGAAACTTAGAATCCTCctgaaaataaaatgttaaagaaataatcaaataatCCTAATAAAAATCAATATACATTACAATTGAGAAATAATATACTTTTACCTTTCGTCATTTCTCTAACATAAGGAGACGAGCTTCAAATCGAGTGGTGGAGGAGTTTCTTTTTTAGCCTATTTGTGGAACCATAATTTTCCAGCCAGGAGTAAGACTGTTCTGAATACAGTTACCTTAGAAGTCCAGTCATGTACTCACTAGCTCCGAGTGGAGCTGTATCAAACTGAGTAGCAGTGCCACCATCATTCTACTTTGGGGCACTAGGTGAAGTCTTAATGACTATGCTGGTTCCGCAAGACACGTGATCTAATCCAGATATGGATTAAATCAGATCCTATAAGTCATGGAGTTTCTTCAACCTAAGGAATGGCGTGCGCGGCAAGTAATCACAACTCCTAAGAGGATGAAATATCTACTCCTAGATATGCTCTAGGATTCTCCCAGCTTAGAACAAGAATTCTATCCTAAAAAGGTATATCTCTCCACGGTATAAATATACCTTTTAGGGTTCATCTATGGTAACGCAATCTAAACACTTGAATTATCTTGCCTACTGCTTGAGTATAAATTCATTTAGTAGCTTGACCATTGGAAAGCCTTTAGCTGACACACCCCCCCTCCCTGAGTCCTAGGCTTGCTCATGGTTGTGTTCACTGTTTTGCAGGTTACTTTGATTTACTCAGATTTGTGCTCGACCACTGTTCACAGTGGTGCGCAAATTTGGTTTTaacaattggtgctttcattgtgAAAGAACTTATATTCCTCTAGGCCAGATCACTCTACCAACCAACATGTCAGAAAACTTAATTAATCATATCGGCTTCGCACCTTATCAGAGCAGTACCTATCAGAAAACTGAGTTAATCATATCGTCGTCAAGATCCAAATCTCCAACACTCTGGTAAGCCACGTCTTGGTCGATAATGGCTTAGGAGTCCGCATCATGTTCAAAGACACTGTTGAAACGTTGGTAATTCTCGACAACATTAATAAAGGGAAGATAGTACTTCACCCTTTCAACGAGGAATTGGTACGATCCTTGGGAATGATGAAGCTAGCTATCCAGGCAGAACTCTATAACCACTTCATGACTTTTCATGTGATGGATTGCCCGACTCCCCATAACATTGTGCTGGTGCAGAGGAAAAATGAGAAGTGGAGAGTATGTGTGAATTTATGGATTTGAATAAAGCTTGTCCAAAAGACCCATATGTACTCCCATAGATCGACCTATTAGTGGATTCAAACATAGGGCACGAATTATTGAGCTTCATAGAAGCTTACTCTGGATACAACTAGATAAAGATGTATGAACTAAACAGGGAAACAACCTCATTTGTCCTGGGCTGAGGAACAtactgctacaaagtcatgcctttcagACTACAAAACGCAGGGGCAATGTACCAATGACTCATTAATCGAATCTTCAAGGAAAAAATCAGTGACATAATATAGGTCTACATGGACGACATGGTCGTTGAGAGCAAATAAAAGAAGGTTCATATAACACACTTTCAAGAGTCATTTGATTTACTTCGAAAATACAACATGAAGCTGAATCCAGAAAAATGCACATTCGGAGTAGCGTCAGGCAACGTCTTAGGTTATATGGTTACCAAGGGAAGAATTGAAGCTAACCCGGATCAGATCAAAGCCATAATAGAAACAAGATTGCCCAAAACTATGAAAGAAATATAAAGTTTGATAGGACGAGCAGCTGTTCTCAGCAGATTTCTCTCACGAGCCACCAACAAATGTAAATTGTTCATCACGATAATAAAGAAGAGCAAAGGTCTTCTCTAGACGGATGAATGCGAAGAAACCTTCACTAAACTCAAGGAGTACCTTTTCAAACCCCTACTGTTATCCAAGTTGATCGACGAAGATGACCTATACTTATACTTGGCTGTATCCGACTGAGTGGTAAGCGCATCTCTAATTCAAGAAAACTCAAGGGAGCATAAACCAGTATACTACATATCAAAAGCTCTTCTCGAACCAAAGACGAGGAATCAGAAAATGGAAAAACTCATCATGGTACTAGTAATGGCAGCTATAAAACTTCAACAATATTTTTAGTCATTTAGAGTAATCTACATGACCGAGTATCCATTGAGATACATTTTGCACAACTCTAACACCTCGTCCAGAGTTACCAAATAGGCCATCCAACTAGGACAACATAAGATAATGTATCAACCCAAGACCTCAATCAAGGCTCAAGTAATGTCAAACTTTGTAGCCGAATTCACACCAGTGGTTCAAGGTACCACAGACACAGCCAATTCCCAAGGTGCCTAGGTAAACCCATTCCTTTGGAAACTCTACATAGATGGATAGTCCAACATACATAGGGTCGGCGCAAGGATGGTGCTTCAAACACTGGACAGATCCATACTCCAAACAGGCTCTAAAACATGGGTTCAAAGAAAGCAACAACGAAGTAGAGTATGAGGCCCTTTTGACGGGGTAAGCAACAACGAAACAAAGTACAAAACCCTCTTGGCGGGGCTCAGAGTCGCAGAAGAACTCTAGGTAAAAAAACTACTAATCCATTGTGACTTGATGCTTATAGTTAACCAAGTCACATGGGATCATGCTGCCCACCATCCCATCATAGGACTCTACCTGAGCAGAGTTAAAGTGCTACTTGAAAAGTTCAAGAAATATGAAATCACACAAATTTCCTGATGAGAGAACAGCCACACTGACGCATTTGCCGGGATGGCTTGAAACGCAGGTTACTCCCTCTAATGAGTGATCCCTTTCAAATATCTAGAAGCCCACAGTATCCATCAGATGGAGCCCAAGGTAGTAGCCGTCATCGATGCTTGAGAaaattggatggatgaaatcaTTGACTATATATGGGACGAAAGATTACTAGGAGTCAACAATTTGGCCAGAAAATTAATCCAGAAGACGTCAAAACATACAGTCATCTGTGGGAAGCTCTATCCATGTTCCTACTCTGGACCCCATACTTTGTGCGTCATACCAGAGATCGACCTGTAAATTATGAATGACATCTATTATAGGGTATGTGGTTATCATGTTGGAAGAAGGTCGTTAGCTCAAAAAGCAATGACTTGGCCCACCATCCGACAAGATGCAATTAGCTGCGCCTAAACTTGTGACAAATGTCAAAGGTACGCTCCTATGAACCATGAACATGCGGAAGAACTCAATACTCTGACAGGTTCATGGCCTATCATGTAATGGGGCATCGATTTAGTAAGACCCCTTAAGAATGATTAAGGAAACAGGTAGTACCTGTTCATGGCAATAAACTACTTTTCAAAATGGATAGAAGTGGAGCCACTAACAAAAATCACAGCCGCAATCATCAAGTATTTCATTGGAAAGAACATCATTTGTTGATTCGAAATTCCCTACACCATACTAATTGACAACAGGCTACAATTTACCAGCTTCGAAGTATGGACTGGTACAAAGAACTCGGGATCCGTCGCCTCACCTCTTCCACTCCAAGATATCCTTAAGGCAATGGATATGGAGAAGCCTCGAACAAAACCATCATGCAGTGTCTAAAAAATACAATTAAGATTCTAATTGCTCTAGCTGCACAAATGGTTGGAATTTATTTCAACTAGATGTGAAGTCTGCCATCTTGAATGGAGTATTTTAAAAGGAAGTCTATATTGATCAACCATAGGGTTTTAAGATTAAGAATATAGAAGATAAAATGTATAGACTGAAAAAAGCATTATATAGGCAAGCTCCAAATCTTGATTGAGAGTTATGGATGATAGAAGAATCGAATTGCATTGTAACTACAATCAAGGTTCTAAATTATTTTACAATACTTCTATCTAATTCGAGTAGCCATGACATGCTGTTAGATGTCACTTATGACTtgtataattaaattatttaattaattaattttaccgTCGGCTTAGTTAGAACTTAGGTCACACACCTATGATAGTACTAGTGGCATTATATGGATGATGATAAAACataattaattgtcaattaattgggccatttggattgggttttaattaatataaatttgGGCTTTAGTTACTTAAGAGGGATCCAAGTCACAAGCTCAAGGGCTAAAGTgatggatttgattcaaggagAAAGTCTGCTTAACATGAGCCCACTATAGGGTGCTCTATGTCCCAAATGCTAAGATTTTCCCTTTGAGAAAACAGAGAAAAACCTAGCTAAAACTCTCTAGTGTGCACAAGAGATTTAATCCAACTAAGTTATCTTGCTGACAAAATAGAATCCTTCACTCCATCATTCGTCCTTGGTGTATCAGTGTGGATACTTTTAGAGGCTCAACATTTGGAAAACTTTCTTAATCATTATGACGAGGAAGAAAACAAGCACAAGGATGATCCTACAAAGTAGCACACGTGTGACTAAAGATTCATGTAAGTTAATCTCTTTGTTGTCTTTATTTTGTTACATTATTAATTTACAACCAACCGCATATGTAATTAGGATTACAAatcattgtttatttaatttcgtcgctgtgtatttaattattatattaaattaattccAATTATATGCCTAGAAGTCTAACAATTTGTCAGCTAGCTTTGCAAATGAAGCCGGTCGAATTCACATACACTCCTCGTTTTTGTAAGGGAGCGGCTCAcctaggagagatttttcagtgtgattggTATACAGAATGATACATAatgtgttattatacaaatgatgagatatgtgtgttaaaaagttaataacttaaaaaataaaatatcccaccgcttacataaaaatatgtggtgtaccactcgtgttcccgtcacaatgaaaaatttctcctcacTTATAGGCTTCCTTTCCAGATAAAACTAGATGATCTCATAAATGAGGTTTGTTGttttcaaaatatttgtttAAAGTTTTAATCAAGGTTGTAAAGATTTCTATTTAAGTTTAAtaaagagaattgttattagcattccaaaaatcttattctacactccaaattttctatacgaggaaagaaaaatacacttatgaggagtgtagaatgagatttttaaagtgcCAACAACACTTTCCTTAATAAAACCTagtatcgtttgacaaaaaaaaattatgatcgacaatattatttaatatatttaagtGGTGTTTGTAATATAGAAGAAAAATTATAGAGCAGTCATGAAAGTGAGTGCTAGATTTGACATTTTACATCTAACCTGTTAAAATTAGTATTTGGACGAATGATTTACGAGTCGGGTTGTTAACAGTGAATCTGTTAATGACTCATTAAATAAGGGGTCATTTTGGATCAATCCACGAAACCGTTAACATTCATTAAGATCCATTATTGTAGgcttttgtgtaatttcaacAGATGTAATCGTGAAAACCCTCGGTCCCTCGGTCTTGTACTGTTGCACACCGTTTGCTCTCTGGTTCTCTTTGCTTCTacccatggtctaaaatatccataatatcccgatattttcattgaaatttccgtgtttttggactattgatatttttttggactaccaatatttctaatatcatcgatattttagaccttgctaagtcactcatgtatcttaccatgcaatgtataaagtgtaaaatattgtactaattcattatatataaatgattatggtgtgtttaaacttctttaattaattactacatattttctacattcacaatgtttgccaactcgctatagaatcaacttaaatcagttatatctatcatgcaatgcatttccttccaattttttgtgataaactaatagataattgactaaataaacatcctgcaaagtttcaatgaaaatttccaagtttttcttacaatttccgtggtttttattcaattttt carries:
- the LOC114827584 gene encoding RNA pseudouridine synthase 4, mitochondrial isoform X2: MVGPIFLRRLLLLLRPPPSSAEFGSARICFSAFYNCRSYAATSETIDEEKEKGGKKWFTLPPFTAAVNGAAVGKELSRNRSNGGRGTIPNTASAAAAYTTTTTALKWVTRCCPELPRSLVQKLFRLRQVRRESCSGQAVEANERPIKRVAAKDSMNIGDRIHLPFSVQEFPADKHESSNYKQECHCSEEEINFIRSLELYKDPAIIVINKPPGMPVQGGIGIKRSLDKLATACLSYDLSEPPRLVHRLDRDSSGLLVMGRTQTIAAVLHSIFREKTVGASNDVTDDAKRILQRRYWALVIGSPRQRKGLISAPLVVVDNGKSERITAANDSQTLSSQHAITKYKVIGSSCPGFTWLELTPLTGRKHQLRVHCAEVLRTPIVGDYKYGWQTHRNWKPLSSSNTESHWNEELHPRRNLPFDLNMDGGSISEKTPRLHLHCKQMVLPNVHLALQNVKLHSDCDLSELESLELVAPLPSYMQRSWDITNY
- the LOC114827584 gene encoding RNA pseudouridine synthase 4, mitochondrial isoform X1, with the translated sequence MVGPIFLRRLLLLLRPPPSSAEFGSARICFSAFYNCRSYAATSETIDEEKEKGGKKWFTLPPFTAAVNGAAVGKELSRNRSNGGRGTIPNTASAAAAYTTTTTALKWVTRCCPELPRSLVQKLFRLRQVRRESCSGQAVEANERPIKRVAAKDSMNIGDRIHLPFSVQEFPADKHESSNYKQECHCSEEEINFIRSLELYKDPAIIVINKPPGMPVQGGIGIKRSLDKLATACLSYDLSEPPRLVHRLDRDSSGLLVMGRTQTIAAVLHSIFREKTVGASNDVTDDAKRILQRRYWALVIGSPRQRKGLISAPLVKVVVDNGKSERITAANDSQTLSSQHAITKYKVIGSSCPGFTWLELTPLTGRKHQLRVHCAEVLRTPIVGDYKYGWQTHRNWKPLSSSNTESHWNEELHPRRNLPFDLNMDGGSISEKTPRLHLHCKQMVLPNVHLALQNVKLHSDCDLSELESLELVAPLPSYMQRSWDITNY
- the LOC114827584 gene encoding RNA pseudouridine synthase 4, mitochondrial isoform X3, whose protein sequence is MVGPIFLRRLLLLLRPPPSSAEFGSARICFSAFYNCRSYAATSETIDEEKEKGGKKWFTLPPFTAAVNGAAVGKELSRNRSNGGRGTIPNTASAAAAYTTTTTALKWVTRCCPELPRSLVQKLFRLRQVRRESCSGQAVEANERPIKRVAAKDSMNIGDRIHLPFSVQEFPADKHESSNYKQECHCSEEEINFIRSLELYKDPAIIVINKPPGMPVQVHRLDRDSSGLLVMGRTQTIAAVLHSIFREKTVGASNDVTDDAKRILQRRYWALVIGSPRQRKGLISAPLVKVVVDNGKSERITAANDSQTLSSQHAITKYKVIGSSCPGFTWLELTPLTGRKHQLRVHCAEVLRTPIVGDYKYGWQTHRNWKPLSSSNTESHWNEELHPRRNLPFDLNMDGGSISEKTPRLHLHCKQMVLPNVHLALQNVKLHSDCDLSELESLELVAPLPSYMQRSWDITNY